The Solanum pennellii chromosome 4, SPENNV200 genomic interval GTATGAGTTGATAAAGTCTATCTCATAGGAGTGACCTTGTGTAGTCTTCTATGTTTGCCTGTGATGTTTCAAGCCAATCTCTGCAACTTATATGAGGGAAAGATGACTGATACTGCTAGTTAAGAACACCGCGTTCAAATCCTTGTACCATTCCGTCTCTTGCAGTACCTTTTGCACCTTAAACAGTTTCTATTTCAATTAATCCTGAACCTGAGGTCTCTCGGGAAGGAGAAGCAAGGTCATGATGAAAGGCAAATATAGAGGTAGATAAGAAATTATGTCTTCTGTTTGCATTCAGATGTTTCCTTGTATCAGACCTATCTTATTGGAGACTGACAAATGGGACTGATTCTGAACAAGGAGAATCTGAAGACACAGAGGAAGGGCACAGAAACTTCTGTAGATGAATGTTACATATAATCGGTTAGAAGTTCTAGTTGCAATCTTTTAGCAATTCAGAGATTTTGGACCAAGTTTGTGGTATACTAGTTAACCTATCAAAATACAGTGCATCTTATATCATGTTGTACAATGTCAAATCTTCTGTAATATCACTGTAAAGAAGGAGTTTGGAGTCTACGTTTTTCTTCATAGACATTACCAAAGTAGACGACGAACTATAGTCTTATTGAAATGCTCTAGAATTGGCTCATTTGAGGGTCATATATTCTGTAAGAATATGAGCCTCCATACACCACTTTTAGTAATTGACAGTCAAGCTATGCTTATAAGTTTTTACCTCACAGCAGTTCTGGTTTCTCATATGCAATATCAAGAATATGATGAAACCATAAAATGTTGGGCTTTCTAACTTATAAGCATATGTAAAGAATATTCAAAGAcactaataaaaaattttctgaagggtaaaagaataaaaagtctTGTTGAGttttctgaaattttaaaagtatgccatttttttataattaaagaaGACATCAGAGAGAAAAatccaaaattttcaatttgatttaGTAGTGTATTAGTTAATGGtagaagaaaatataagagaaaaaaaacaatagtTTAACCAAGAGAAGGTTACAGGAAATCAAAGTTTGAAATACAATGCCTAATGTAAGATTATTTCATAAATTGCTTTCTTCAGGGatttaaaataggaaaaaattatAGTTACTGCTTACAGCCTTAAACATGACAGTTACAACGGACAACTTGAAGGTAACTGTAACAGAAAGGAGATTAGAATTTGCAAGTAAAAAGGGCAACggagttgatttttttttttatcaacaaaatcaattacAAGACTATGCTGATGAAAGATATCAGCTTAATCTTCTGGGCAACATGAAGCAAAATTTATGTACAAGTCTTGTATGATCGATCACAAAGTTGGCTGTATCTTTCTGGACCGCATGTAAATACTCTGTTTCACTAACCATGGTCATATCCGAGACAGAGGAACTAACTGATTAAAATAGAGAGTAAGAGGATTCCTTTTGCATAATCTTATagaatatatttgttttgtttaatttatcaGGTCTGACCTCCCTTTCAATATTTGCTTTATATTGAACTGGAGCTGGAACTGGAGAGCTGCTAGATCTTGTTTGTTTAAGGATAAAGAAAATTGAGGTACTCTGACCCCCTTTTGATATATGTTGGTACTCTTTGATGATAGCTTGATGAACTTCCTGGTATCAAGTTCATTTGTTGATGCTGATGCTGATCTTTCTCAATCTCAGCTATCTGTTTTATTTTACTtacaaaataaatcaatgaGTTTCTGTCGAATAAGTTAGTACATACACAAAGTGATTGAATATCAAGTACAAGCCTGTAAATAATTCAGGTGCGCTTACTACAGTAGTACTAAATAgagaaacaaatacacattttcTCTCAGATTGTTGTTCTGTAAATCCACATCCACTTCCTGTGTTCATTATGTTACAATTTTGGCATgcaaaaagaaaacattatGACCATTTCTGCATATACTCCATTTCTGCATTAGCTGGTacataaaattgttaaaatatcACTCTAACCTTATTATTTTCTCATGAAAATCTTATAGGTGATATTGTCTGCTAATTTTGTTTTTTCGATGGATAAATCTTGGATTAGAATGCCAAGGACCACAAAGGAATATCTGGTTGGTTTGAATCAGTTTTTGGAATTTGCTTTTAAAAATGGAGCTATAGAAGATAGAATAAAATGCCCGTGTCCTCAATGTTGTTTTGGAAAATGGCAGACTAGAGAGGTAGTATTTGATCATTTGATTTGCAAGCCATTTCCTCAAAATTATGTCATTTGGGTTATGCATGGGGAAACAAGTGTGTTACAAAATTCTAAAAGCAGAGAGTTTACTCAGGATACACTGCCTCCAAAAAATCCTGTAGAATTATTGATTAACGAAGCATTTCATGGCTTTAGGCAAGAGAGATTTGATGTAGGTCCATCGCAAATAGTGGCAGAAGAAGAGATATTAAAGGATATACCCACATCATATGACAAAGACTTTTTTGAGTTGCTCAAAGATGGAAGGGAAGAATTGTATGAAGGGTCTAAGTACTCAAAATTAGAGTTTTTGTTAAAGTTATATCACATAAAGTGTTTGTCTAGTCTAAGTGACAAAGGAATGACTATGATATTGGATCTACTCAGGGATGCCTTTGAATTTGCAAAGATCCCTGATTCTTTTTATGAGGCTAAGAAAACTATCAACAAGttatgtcttgattatgttaagATTGATGCTTGTCCAAATGATTGCATGTTGTATTGGGGAGATGATGTTAATGAGGAAACATGCAAGCATTGTCATACTTCGAGATGGAAGCTTGATGAGAAGAATACAAACATTAAAGTGGTTGCTAGgggtaagaagaaaaaaaagagacctGCAAAAATTTTGCGTTACTTCCCATTAAAGCCAAGATTACAAAGACTGTTCATGTGCTCTAAGATGGAAGAACATATGAGGTGGCATATGGAAGGTGGTAACAAAGATGGAATCTTAAGGCATCCTAGAGATGGTGAGGCATGGAAGAGATTTGATACAACTTATCCTGAATTTGCTTTTGAATCTCGAAATGTTCGATTAGGGTTAGCTAGTGATGGTTTCAATCCCTTTGGAGCGATGAGTACTAATAATAGCATTTGGCCTGTAATTTTGGTTCCAT includes:
- the LOC107016507 gene encoding uncharacterized protein LOC107016507, with amino-acid sequence MDKSWIRMPRTTKEYLVGLNQFLEFAFKNGAIEDRIKCPCPQCCFGKWQTREVVFDHLICKPFPQNYVIWVMHGETSVLQNSKSREFTQDTLPPKNPVELLINEAFHGFRQERFDVGPSQIVAEEEILKDIPTSYDKDFFELLKDGREELYEGSKYSKLEFLLKLYHIKCLSSLSDKGMTMILDLLRDAFEFAKIPDSFYEAKKTINKLCLDYVKIDACPNDCMLYWGDDVNEETCKHCHTSRWKLDEKNTNIKVVARGKKKKKRPAKILRYFPLKPRLQRLFMCSKMEEHMRWHMEGGNKDGILRHPRDGEAWKRFDTTYPEFAFESRNVRLGLASDGFNPFGAMSTNNSIWPVILVPYNLPPWLCMKQPNSILSMIIPGPRMVGNNIDVYLQPLIKELNELWSEGVQTFDSSKNEMFRMRAALMWTISDFPGLGILSGWNTYTGFACPSCNFDMKPCRLTHSRKWCFVGHRRFLARNHKFRLMRNHFDGTVEERNPPKKLSGSDILQQVTNINVTFGRQEKLNDKIK